GACAATTCGCATAGCCAACTTGGTGACGGGACGAAGACGGCGCATCCAACGGCCGTGGCCGTGAGTGGTTTGTCCGGGGTGCGTTCGATCTCGTCGGCGCATGGTGCGCACACGTGCGCCACGCTGAACGACGGCGAAGTGCGTTGTTGGGGCACCAATCACTTGGGCGAGCTTGGTGATGGGACGCTCGACGATCGCGGCGTCCCTGTGCCCGTCGTTTGGTGAGAACCCCGAGGCCTCAGCCCAATTTCCGGCACTCGCGGGACTCCAAACTCGCCCGCTTCGCGGGCTCGAACAATGGGGCCCCCCCGCGCGAGCGCCGGAAATTGAGCCGAGACCTCTCATTCGGGGCCATCGTCCAGGTCCATCGTCAAATGGACCGTTGACCGATCCAATTGGCCACTTTCGGCCAAATCATTTTCGGGCCCTTGCTCGATGTGGACAAACCTATGTGGCCCACAGGAAATCGCATGATTTCTTTATCGGTTGACTTCACGAGCGTATTCAGTATTTCGCTCGATTTGGGCGGCGCGATGGGGTCGTTTTCGGCAATGATCGTCAAAACGGGACAGGTGATGTTTCCAAGGTTCACCGTGCGCCCGCCGACCTGCATCCGACCATGGCAGAAATTGTTGTATTGGTAGCAGTCCTTGATGTATTGCCGATAAATCTCGCCAGGGAATTCGACGTTGTCCGCGGCCCAATGTTCCATGCCGACAAACGTCATGACGAAATCCTTGTCGTCGATTTTTCGGAACACTTCGAGCCATTTCGTCATGCGTTGAACGGGCGCCATCGACGAAAAACCGGTCTCCATGAGCGGGATGGGCACATTGCCATGCGCATCGACGAGCGCATCCACGTCGAATCGATGCGGAGCGGTCCATGCGGCAAACATTCCACCCTCGTGAAAGTCCACGGGCGTCGCTTGTGCCACGAAATTGCGAATGCCGTCCGGATGCAGCGCGGCGTATGCGAGCGCCATCGTCCCGCCCATGCAATAGCCGTACATTGTGAGGTCTTTGGCGCCGCTTTTGCGTAACGTCCACTTCACGGCGTTTTTGATGAGCACGTTGGCAACGTCATCCCAACCAATATGACGTTCGTCCGGACCAGGCGTGCCCCAATCGATGGCGTAGACATCGAATCCCTGCTTCACCATGAATTCGATGAGGCTCCGGCCTGGCAAAAAATCGAGGATGTACCATCGATTGATCAGCGAATAGATGAACAAAATTGGCGTTTGGTGCTTTCGCTTTTCCGGAGCGTAATGCAAAAGGCGCATTTGGCCTTTCGTGTACACGACTTCGTAAGGTGTGGGCGCAAGAGGCGGTTCGCCCAATTCTGCCGCTCGCAAAATGAGCGGTTTCATGTAATGGTAAGGGCTGATCGCGCCAGCCCGAGCCGCCTTGAGCATTTCGCCGGCGATCTCGACGTTCGACCTCAAAAACGATCCCACTTCCCGGGTCGTCTCGAAAATGCTCATGGAGTTTCCTCCTTCGCGCCCGTTGATTGCTTCTTTTCCAGCGATTCGAGCACGACTTCGAGCTGCGTGCTGAGCGCCTCCATTTGGTCGTGCAGCGACCTCACGTCACGACGGAGCGCTTCGACCTCCGTCGCCGTCGGCAATCGCATTGCATGCAGCACGTTTTCTTGGAGTGATTTGACCTGCGCTTGGGACCGGAAATTCTGACTCATCGCGCGGCCGACCAAATCGAGGTACGTATCGCTTTGGCCCAAGCGATCGAAGACGCGAGTCATGTTTTTTTCGACGAACCCAAATACCTGACCCGTCTTCGTCGTCGGACCGAGCAATCGACCCACGGTTTTCACGGCGCGGGTCAATAGTTTCGGCTTGGCATTCGATTCTCCCACCTTCGTCACTCCATCTGCTCGGGCAATCAGTGCGCGTACTCTTTTCGAAGGTCCAATTTGGAAATTTTACCTGCGGCCGTGAGCGGCATGGCGTCCACGAAAATCACCGACTTGGGCGCCTTGTATTTGGCCATGCGATCACGACAGAATGCGAGCAGCTCGTCTTCCGACACCGTTGCATTCGCCTTTTTCACCACGATCGCTCGACCCACATCGCCCCATTTTTCATCCGGAATACCAATCACCGCGCACGATGCGACGGCTGGATGCTCGTGCAAAACAGCTTCGATTTCCGCAGGGTAGACGTTTTCACCGCCCGAAATGAACATGTCCTTCTTTCGATCGGCGATGAAGTAAAACCCGTCGGCGTCCACTCGAGCCATGTCGCCCGTATGAAAATAACCGTCGGCGTCAATGGATTTTTTCGTCGCTTCGGGGTCGTCGAAATATCCCGAACATGCGCTCGGGCCCTTCAGCACGAGCTCACCCACTTCACCCACGGGCACCGGCCGATTGTCTTCATCGACGATTCGTACGTCGACGAAATAATTGGGTTTGCCGATGCTCCCTGCCTTCGTTTCGGCGAATTCCGGGCCCATGGAGAAAATGCCCGGGCCGAATTCGGTCATGCCAAACCCTTGCTTGAACACGACGCCGTGTTTGTCGCGATATTCGCGTAAAATGGGTACGGGCAAGGGCGCCCCGCCGCTCGTGAAAAACCGCAAGCTCGAAAGGTTTGCCGCTGCAAACCGAGGCGATTGCATCATCATTTGGTATTGCGTCGGCACGCAGAAGAGCACCGTTGCTCGTTCGCGTTCGATGAGCGCCAGCATGTCGTCCGCGGTCCACTTGCGCATGATCACCACGGTCCCGCCCAGCGTCAAAAGGGGCAGGGTGTAAACGAAGAGCGCTCCGGTGTGAAACATCGGCGTGTGCGTAATCGTCACATCGCCCCGCGCGAGCTCGTGAATGACCGTGTTCAGCGTATTCCACGCAATCATTCGATACGAGATCTGCGCGCCCTTGGGCAAACCTGTCGTTCCGCCTGTAAAAAGCAAACACACGATGTCTTCTTCTGAAACGGCGTCGTTCGAAACCGCCCGTGCATCGCGTCCTTCGAGCGTTTTTCCATACGGCAAACTCGACGGGATGCCATCACCTCCGAGGTGCATCCACACTTTGACGTTGGTGCACGATGGAGCGATTTCCGCAATGCCTGCGCGAAAATCGTCATCGAATATCAAGACTTTTGGATTGGTCTTGTGCACCAATGTTTCGATTTCACGTGGGTGGCTTCGCCAATTGAACGGAACCAAAATCGCGCCCAGCTTGCCGCATGCGAAGAATGCATCGAGGATCTCGACGCAGTTCATCGCGAGCACGCCCACGCGATCGCCTCGACCGATGCCAACTTCGTCGCGCAAGTACGCGGCCAATCGGTTGGCCCGTCGGTTCATCTCCCGGTACGTAAAGCGACCAGCATCGCCTTTGGCTACGTCTACGACCGCGAGCGCATCCGGGAAATACCGCTCGCCCCGCTCCATCCAATCGCCGATGTACATGTCGAGACGAATCGTTACGCCACCGCTCGGTGGCCGTCAAGCGCTCCGCAAAAACGATTTGTTCGTGCGACGTTGCCATCTTCGTTTTGGCGCTTTGGGAGGCTTGATTTCTCGGCACATGCGGCACCCCGAACTCGCCGCCTTCGGCGGCTCGAACAGCGGGGCCCCCGCCGCAGCGCCGAGAAATCAAGCAACTCCCAAAGCTTTGCGTTGTGCAATGTGCCTGAGTAGGATCAGGAGCGGGTTGCAGGCGCGAGTCGTGGGCGTCAGATGCTTCGAGGCCGTTACTTCACGAATTTGGACAGGAGCCGTATGTAGGCCACTTGGTAACCATTGGAGTTTTCGGTCACGGACCAAGAATTGAGCGGCCAGCTCGTATTGAAGTCCTTGTACGACTTTTGCGCCGGTTGACCTTTGGGTGGCGAAATGGTCTCCGATGTGCAAATGGCGTTGTTTTGAGGGCTCCCGCATCCGCCCGGGCAGCAACCATCCCAATTGTAGCTCGGGTTGGGTCCGCCCGTCAGAAAACCCGGAGCCGGACCGTGGGTCGATTGACCGACGCGATCCCACTTCGCGCTGCCGTTTTCGAACCATGCATGGTAAAACTCGTTTGCGCTGTTCTCCGCTCCGAAGCCGGACATATTCGACAGGAACACGAGCCCAAACGGGTTCGTGCCGTGCAAGTAATGCACGTAGCGCGCAGCAGCCTGCTCGGCAGCGGCATATTTCGTCGCGTCGACACCGAACGTAATGATGTTCCAAAACATGTTACCTTGGTGCGACTTCGTCCCATTGCTACCCCAAACGTAATCTTTGAGGTACGCGCGATAGGGATCCGTCTCGTTCGTCATGGCACCGAAGTTCTCATTGCCGTTCATCGCGCTGTTGTACGTATTCAGAATCGCTTGCGAGACTGCCGCCGTCGCCCCCGGCAATTTCGCGTAATAAAGAAGCGCGTCCTGTTGCTCGGTTTCGAACGGATACGCGAAGCTCCACTGCATCAAGTGGATTTGCATGTAGTTGCTATCGACGAATTGGCGATAGGTCGGTTTCCCTGTCGCCTCGAAAAGGTACGCGGCCGCTTCCACTTTTTTGCTCAACCGGCCATAATCGTCCGTTTCTTGTTGTCCCGCGCCGAGCCCTGCGGTGCCGGAATTGTTGTCGTTGTTGTAGAACGTCACGTTCGGATTCGCATTCGCCCAGTTCCATGCGTTTTCTGCGCGCGCCACCAAATCGTCGGCATACGCCGTGAGCGCCGGATTGTTCAGCGACCTGAATACTTTCGATCCATAGGCAAATGCCAGCGCTGCGCTCAAGGTCGCCGACGTGCTCGCCGTGCCATAAAGACTCGGCCCCGTCGCCGCCGATGGTGGACTTGCGTGCGCGACGCCGACGATGCTGAGCACCGAGCCATTTGCATTTTGCATGCGCACGAGCCAATCCATGCCCCACTTGACTTCGTCCACGATGTCGGGGATGCCATTGCCCGATTCGGGAATTCCATAATCGTCGGTGAATGCAACCTTGTTTTCGCTGTATGCTTGAAGCAACGTCGTCACGTACCGCGCCGTCCAATTCGTGTACTTGTTGTAATCGCCCGCGTCGTACCAACCTCCGGACAAATCGCGCTCCGTTCCTGCGTCGTTCGGAGCGTTGTACCGCCGGCAATTCTTGTCTTGCAGCGGGCCCAAATGGCTCGCTCCATCGGCCCATGCAGCTCCCGCATGCTCCGCTTTCTTTTCGTGGCCCGCTCGCTGATAGAAGAACGTGCGAACGGCTGCTTTCAGTACGTCGCGATAAACGTCATTCGCAATGCGCAATTCATGCGAACGCACGTCGTTCGTCGTATCGTGCACGTAATACGTTCCGGGCGCGGTTATCGCGGAAAAGTCGAACCACCATACCTTGTCACCGCTCGATGGGTCGACCATGCTGTTTTTCCACGGAGTAAGGCCTCCCGTGACGACTTGTGCTCCCGTATTCGCATTCACGAGCGCGTACGTGCCCCCGGGTGAAAACGTTTGCGCGGCATCGAATCCCATCTCGGGGTCGCGAATGACGGCAATCTTTTGCGCATTGGGTAAATATCCGAATTGATCCACCACGATGTAAGGGCTCGGAGGTGGCTTGACGGGCATCATGCCTCCGCCCGATCCACCACTGCCTCCCATTCCGCCGGCGCCTCCCATTGCGCCGCCAGCACCACCAGCGCCTCCCATTGCGCCGCCCGTGCCACCAGCACCGCCCATTGCGCCGCCAGCACCGCCGGCGCCGCCCATTCCAGCCGAGCCGCCACCGCTGCTCGATGAGGAGCTGGCTCCACCTTCGCCTGCAGAACCACCTTCGCCTGCGCTACCTCCCGAGCTGGAACTGCTCGGGCTGGTCGAAGTGCCGGTGGTGCTACTGCTGTCGCATGCAGCGATGAGAACGAATGAAAGCAGCGGAAAACAAGCCAAGAGCGAACGCTTCATGAAGAACCTCCGCGGCGATGTTATCATGATGTCGATATCGCGTCTTCAGCAGCACGAATTGATCGAACCGCACCACATCATGCACCACTCCGACTGGCTCGCGCGTCGCGCTGCCCTTTCACCGAACAAAGTCGCGCTCATCGACAATGTGCATGGTGGACAAACCATCACGTATCGCCAATGGAATCGTTCGGCGAATCGAACCGCACACTTTCTGCACGAGCGCCTTGGCATGAATAAAGGTGATCGCGTCGCTGTGCTTTCGTTGAACGACGTCGACGTGCTCGATGTCTGGTTTGCCTGCGCCAAACTCGGCGCCATCTTCGCGCCGCTCAATCATCGGCTCACGCCGCGCGAGCTTGCGTTATACCTTTCGACGATTACGCCCACGATTCTTGCTTATGGCAAGGAGTTTGCCCCCATCGCGTCCGAGCTTCAAGCCACGCAAGGTTTGTCCGTACGCAACTTCGTGGCGCTCGATGGAGCTGCGCGCGCACGAGGCGACGACGTCGACTTTGCCGATCGCGCGCTCGCATCCGATGCGCAGCCTGCGCCGGTCGACGTTGCATGGGACGATCCGTGGGTTCTTTGTGGAACGGGCGGTACGACGGGTACGCCCAAAGCCGCGAAGCTCACGTACCGCAGCATGACGGCCAATGCGGTGAACACCGTATCGAGTTTTGGCCTCGTTTCCTCGGACGTGACGCTGCTCAACGCGCCGCTTTTTCACACCGGAGGACTCAACGTGTTCACGGCGCCGCTCGTCTTCGCGGGCGGCACGTCCATCGTGTGCCGATCGTTCGATCCCGAAGAAGTTCTCGCGTCGGTCGCATCCAAAGGTGTTTCGATTTTCTTTGGTGTACCAACGATGTTCCTGAGTTTGTCGCAGGCCGCAGAGTTTGCCCAGGGAGCCCTTCGAGCGCTCCGCATTTGCATCAGCGGGGGCGCGCCGTGTCCCGAGCCCATTTTTCACGCGTATTGGGACTGCGGCATCGATCTGAAGACGGGATACGGTTTGACCGAAGCGGGGCCGAACAACTTTTGGCTTCCTGCGGAGGACGCTCGGCGCAAGGTGGGATCCGTCGGCGCGCCGCTCTTTTTCGTGGACATGCGCATCGTGGATGAAGCACGCGCTCCGGTTTGTCCGGGCGACGTGGGCGAGCTCGAGCTGCAAGGTCCGCACGTGTTTGGCGGCTACTGGGACGCTCCGAAGGCGACGGCGGACGTGCTCGCGGGTGGCTGGTTACGCACGGGCGATCTCGCGCGACAGGACGACGAAGGTCACGTGTTCATCGCGGGGCGCAGCAAGGATCTCATCATTTCGGGCGGGGAAAACATCTATCCGGCCGAAGTCGAAGCGGTGCTCATGGCGCATCCCGACGTGATCGAAGCAGCGGTCATCGGCGTTGCGCATGCGAAGTGGGGACAAGTGCCGCGAGCGATCGTCGTGCTTCGAGAAGCGGCCCGGACAAACTCAACCGCGCTTCGTGAAACGCTCGGGACGTTCTGCCGCGCGCGGCTTGCGAAGTACAAGGTGCCCGAGTCGTTCGTGTTCGCAGCGTCGTTGCCGCGCACGGGCGCAGGCAAGATCGACAAGAAGCAGCTTGCGCGTGACTACGCGTGACGACGTCGACGACGTGTTCACCTTCTATCGACGAACCGTCGCGCGTGAGGTATGAGTGCACCTCCCATGACGTTCCAAGATCTCATCCTCACCCTTCAAAAGTTCTGGGCCGAGCGTGGTTGCCTCGTCGTGCAGCCGTACAACTCCGAGGTTGGCGCAGGCACGTACAACCCCGCGACGTTCTTGCGAGCGCTCGGGCCCGAGCCTTGGAACGTTGCGTTCGTCGAACCGTCTCGTCGTCCCGCCGATGGTCGGTACGGGGAAAACCCGAACCGCATGCAGCAATTTCACCAGTTCCAAGTCATCTTGAAGCCGAGCCCGCTCGATATTCAGGACCTGTACCTCGAATCGCTCCGAGCGCTCGGCACGGACCCGCTCAAGCATGACGTTCGGTTCATCGAGGACGATTGGGAGTCACCGACGCTCGGTGCTTGGGGTTTGGGTTGGCAGGTTTGGATTGACGGACTCGAGATTTCGCAATTCACGTATTTCCAGCAAGTGGGCGGAATCGATTGTCGTCCGGTATCGGGCGAGCTGACCTACGGGCTCGAACGCATTGCGATGTATTTGCAGGACAAGGACAGCATTTACGACGTGGTGTATTCGAATTCGGGCGGCAAGGTCGTTCGTTATGGTGAATTGTACCAGCGCGCCGAATGGGAATGGTCCACGTACAATTTCGAGGAAGCCGACATCGACGAACACTTTGCGGCATTCGACAAATACGAGAGCGAAGCGAAGCGGCTGCTTTTCCGCGGCGTCGATCCTCATGCGAAAGGCGCCAAGCCGGATGCGAAAAAGGCGCTCGTATTGCCTGCGTACGATTTCGTCGTGAAAGCGGCGCATCGTTTCAACGTGCTCGATGCACGCGGGGCGATCAGCGTGACGGAACGGCAAAGGTTCATTGGGCGCGTGCGTGCGCTCGCGCGACTCGTGGCCGAAAGCTACTTGGCACAACGCGAAGCGCTTGGATTTCCGCTCCTGCCGCAGCAAGAAAAACTCGCGGCCGAATAACGAATACATTCAAAAAACAATCCATTTCGGGGAGGCTCCCGCATGCGAAGGCTGGAAGGCAAGATCGCTCTGATTACGGGCGGTGGGTCGGGTCTTGGGGCAGCTTCGGCGCGGCGACTCTATGCGGAAGGTGCATTCGTATGGATTACCGATCGCGTGGCCCCTGGCGGGCAGGCGCTTGCCCAAGAGCTTGGTGAGCGGGCCATTTTTCGCGAGCTCGACGTGACGAAAGAAGCGGCGTGGATCGAGGTCATCGATGCCATTGCCGCAGCTCACGAAAAACTCGACATTTTAGTCAACAATGCGGGCGTGGGCGTTGTTGCGGACATCGAGGAGACGACGCTGGAGCAGTGGCGATTCGTGCATTCGGTGAACGTGGAGGGCACGTTTTTAGGGTGCAAACACGGCATTCGATTGATGAAAAAGAGGGGCGGCAGCATCATCAACATATCGAGCATTGCGGGCATGGTGGGCGATCCCAAGCTGGCTGCGTATTGTTCGAGCAAAGGTGCGGTGCGGACGTTGACGAAAGCGGTAGCGGTGCATTGCGCACGAAAACAATATGGAATTCGAGTCAATTCCTTGCATCCGGCGTTCATCGATACGCCGATGGTGGACGGAATCGTTGCGGCGGCAAAGGATCAGGAAAAAGCGCGAGCAGGCTTATCGCGAGCGATTCCACTGGGCCACATCGGGGAACCCAATGACGTGGCCGCAGCGGTCGCATACTTGGCTTCGGATGATGCGAAATTCGTGACGGGCGCGGAGCTCGTGCTGGATGGCGGGTTATTGGCGCAGTAGCAAATTTATTTTGCTCGGACAAACCTATTCGTCCGCCATGAAATCCCGCCGCGTGCAAATCGATACCACGGGCAAACCCGCCGCATGAACTCGTTCGGAATGAGCCATCGTCATCGCGTCGTCAAGAGCTTCACTCGTTGGGTGTCTCGTTCGTAATGTGGGGCGTGGGATCAATTACGTTGGCTGCTTGTTCATTCGAACCAGACTGTTCCCACATACGAGGGAGCTGCGAATGTTTCGCCTTGGATATTCGATATTGCATGGGCCTACAGATGATGTGTTCGACGAGAATGCCTTCTGTGGGCGACAAGAAGGATTCAGTGCGGCACGCGATGGCGGAGAAGGCGGTATCGGCAGAAGCTACAACTACACGCTCGCCACTTTCTAAACAGCCCGCGTCGCATGCCATGAGTACTGCTTGTACACACAACGCAAACCCCCCGCCGAGTACGCCATACGCTTCGGATATGGGTGTCCATTCACCGGATCGTTCGCGACCGACATGGATTCCTTTGAAGGGGAGGTGTGCTGTGACCACTGCAACACCCAATGCTGCAAGCTCGTCACGCATTGCTTGCTTAATGCCTGTGCGAACCGTCGGGCTACCGGGATCGGCGGGATTCGTGCGGTAAGGGCGTCCGAAGGGAGGCGTAACAGCAATGAGCTGAAGATCGGAGTAGCCTTCCTGGGTTAGGATTTTCGTTGCTGCAAAATGCGCTCCTGCCCCAGTTCCGCTGAAAATGACCACCTTCTTAATTTGGGTGTGGATGCACCATTCAATCGATTGCATGATGCAGTCCTGCAAGAAATCTTTACCTTCACCGGGGAAATAAACAGTGGATTCATGCCTCATAGTTTTTTCCGTACTGGGTATGTGCCGTCATTGCGGTACGCAGCTACCATCCGAATAAACTCGCGTGGATCGATATCTTTTACATTGGGCGTTACGCGATCACATGAGACGTGCTCTCCAACATTCGGCAGGATATGAACGTGATGTCCGAACTGGTCCAAGTCGAATCGAAAGATCGCGTCACCTAGCTGCACGCCATAATGCAGCGCATAGTGTTTTCGCTGCCAGTTGCAAAGGTCCACTTGCGCTTCACTCTCGGGCATATAGGGTGGCGTGCCATGCCGCGCGTTAAGTTGGATTTCAATTTTAAGATCGTGGCCATCTTTGAGCGAGAAGATGAGGCGCAGCCAAATGCCGGCAATAGCGTCGTTGTGGCTTCCCGAGGGTCTTGTTCTCAGCTGCCCGGAGTTGAATTCGCCCGGTCCCAGTTGCTCTACGGCCGCAATCAAACCAGGAAAAAATCGCTCCCAATATCGATATTGCTTTTGATCCAAAGCCATTGTTGTTACGGTTCCCTTTAAAGTCTAAAACAAATAGTACAAAGATAGAAAGGGCCGCATCTGCGGCCCCACCCTCACTCTCTACCGAAGTAGATTGTTCCCATAGTTCTAATTCTTCGTCTGGAGCATCAGCGTCTAGCCATGACCTGTACCAGCAGTACACGCTGTGCCATCGGGCGACCAAATCATCTTCGTGCAATCGATTCGCCCGATCGAGCGCCATGAGCGTCTGGCGAACATTTCGACGAATTTTCAACCGTTCGGCTAGTTCTCTTTCGATCTCTTGCAATTCGGCTAGCACATCATCGAAGGAGTCGAAAGACACCGGAGCAGAGTCTTCCGTATCTCTACCATTTGCAGGCTCGGTTTGTTTCACTGCTACATCCATGACCAATTCAAATGATGCCGAAACTCCTGCTCAACGTCAAGGAACAATGTCGGACCTTGTGCTTGATCAGGTGCCACTGCTCGTCATCATCGTTCGGGACAGTTTCTAAAAATTTTTCTCATCCGCCATGAAATCCCGCCGCGTGCAAATCGACACCACGGGCAAACCCGCCGCTCGAATTGCCTCCGCCCCGCCTTCGAGCCTGTCCACGAGCGCCACGACACCCACGACACGCGCGCCTACCGCCCTGAGTTTGTCCACGGCCTTCAGCGTCGATCCGCCCGTCGTGATGACGTCTTCGAGCATCACCACGGGGATATCCTTTGTGATCGAACGATCGCCCTCGACGAGCTTCTTCGAGCCGTGGTCCTTGACTTCCTTGCGCACGTAAAGCGCGGCAAGCGGGCGGCTACGTACGAAGCTCGTGAGCGACACGGCGCTCGCGAGCGGACACCCTCCGAGCTCGACACCCGCGACCGCTTCGCACGGCGGCAAGGCATCGAGCGCGTCGAACATGAGCGACCCGACGAGCACGTGGCCCTCGGCGGTCAGGATCGTTTGCTTGCAGTCGATGAAAAAGTCGCTCTCGCGGCCCGAGGCGAGGATGACTCGTTTGCGTTCAAAGGAACGCTCGCGGAGCAGCTCGACGAGCCGCTCCCGTTCGGTTTTGCTCACTTCGCTCCGGCTCCCTTGCGCCTGACTTGTGCCCTTGCTCCTTTGGGCACGGCGGGGACGACGGGAGGCGGCGGTCCGCCACTTTCTGCTTCCACCGCGACGTTTTCTACCGGTTCTTCCGGAGAAACCTCGGCAATGGCGGGCTCTTCTTCAGCAGCAGCAGGCGGCGGTGCTGCGGCGGGCACGGGCGTAGGCGCAGGAGCCGGAATCGGTGCGCGCGCGGGCGCTGGTGCACGTGCACGCGCCGCGGGTGCTCGCGCCGGTGCGGGCGCTGCGGGTTTGGCCGCGGGTGCAGGCGCACGAGCGGGCGCGGCGGCAGCGCGTGCGGCAGGCGCCGGGGCTGCATGGCGGGCTGCTGGAGCTGCGGCAGGTGCGGCAGGCGCGGCGCGGCCTTTGGGCGCTTGCGCAGCAGCAGCCGCGGGTTGCGGAGCCCTTTCGGGAAGCGGTGCGCCCGTTGCGACGTGGCCACGAATGAGCCCGCCTGGTCGAATGCCAATTTGCGGAGCGCCGATGTCGCCGACGATGCGAGCGCCCGGCTCGACGACGATGAGCTCGTTTGCTGAAACGTTTCCAGCGACTGCACCGCGTACGATGACGCGACGACCGGACACGTCGCTCTTGATGAGCGCCGTATCCGCGATGACGAGCTCGCCTGTGACGACGACGCTCCCCTCCACGAAGCCGTGGATGTCGAGGTCACCGTCGCTGCGGACTGAACCGCGGATCGTTGTGCCGCGGCCGATGGTCGAGGGCGTCGTCATGGGTCACACGTCCATGTCGACGTTGCCCTTGAACGAGGCACCGTCTGCAATGGTGAGACGCGCAGCCTTGACATCACCCACGAGCCTTCCGCCGCTGAGCAAGTCCACGCGGTCGGATGCGCTCGCGTTGCCCGTCATGGTGCCGCCGATCGAAAGCGAAGCCGCTGCAACGTCGGCTTCGACGATGGCGCCGGTTTCAATGGTGACTCCTG
This window of the Polyangiaceae bacterium genome carries:
- a CDS encoding alpha/beta fold hydrolase, yielding MSIFETTREVGSFLRSNVEIAGEMLKAARAGAISPYHYMKPLILRAAELGEPPLAPTPYEVVYTKGQMRLLHYAPEKRKHQTPILFIYSLINRWYILDFLPGRSLIEFMVKQGFDVYAIDWGTPGPDERHIGWDDVANVLIKNAVKWTLRKSGAKDLTMYGYCMGGTMALAYAALHPDGIRNFVAQATPVDFHEGGMFAAWTAPHRFDVDALVDAHGNVPIPLMETGFSSMAPVQRMTKWLEVFRKIDDKDFVMTFVGMEHWAADNVEFPGEIYRQYIKDCYQYNNFCHGRMQVGGRTVNLGNITCPVLTIIAENDPIAPPKSSEILNTLVKSTDKEIMRFPVGHIGLSTSSKGPKMIWPKVANWIGQRSI
- a CDS encoding long-chain fatty acid--CoA ligase, which encodes MYIGDWMERGERYFPDALAVVDVAKGDAGRFTYREMNRRANRLAAYLRDEVGIGRGDRVGVLAMNCVEILDAFFACGKLGAILVPFNWRSHPREIETLVHKTNPKVLIFDDDFRAGIAEIAPSCTNVKVWMHLGGDGIPSSLPYGKTLEGRDARAVSNDAVSEEDIVCLLFTGGTTGLPKGAQISYRMIAWNTLNTVIHELARGDVTITHTPMFHTGALFVYTLPLLTLGGTVVIMRKWTADDMLALIERERATVLFCVPTQYQMMMQSPRFAAANLSSLRFFTSGGAPLPVPILREYRDKHGVVFKQGFGMTEFGPGIFSMGPEFAETKAGSIGKPNYFVDVRIVDEDNRPVPVGEVGELVLKGPSACSGYFDDPEATKKSIDADGYFHTGDMARVDADGFYFIADRKKDMFISGGENVYPAEIEAVLHEHPAVASCAVIGIPDEKWGDVGRAIVVKKANATVSEDELLAFCRDRMAKYKAPKSVIFVDAMPLTAAGKISKLDLRKEYAH
- a CDS encoding glycoside hydrolase family 9 protein, which produces MGGAGGAGGAMGGAGGTGGAMGGAGGAGGAMGGAGGMGGSGGSGGGMMPVKPPPSPYIVVDQFGYLPNAQKIAVIRDPEMGFDAAQTFSPGGTYALVNANTGAQVVTGGLTPWKNSMVDPSSGDKVWWFDFSAITAPGTYYVHDTTNDVRSHELRIANDVYRDVLKAAVRTFFYQRAGHEKKAEHAGAAWADGASHLGPLQDKNCRRYNAPNDAGTERDLSGGWYDAGDYNKYTNWTARYVTTLLQAYSENKVAFTDDYGIPESGNGIPDIVDEVKWGMDWLVRMQNANGSVLSIVGVAHASPPSAATGPSLYGTASTSATLSAALAFAYGSKVFRSLNNPALTAYADDLVARAENAWNWANANPNVTFYNNDNNSGTAGLGAGQQETDDYGRLSKKVEAAAYLFEATGKPTYRQFVDSNYMQIHLMQWSFAYPFETEQQDALLYYAKLPGATAAVSQAILNTYNSAMNGNENFGAMTNETDPYRAYLKDYVWGSNGTKSHQGNMFWNIITFGVDATKYAAAEQAAARYVHYLHGTNPFGLVFLSNMSGFGAENSANEFYHAWFENGSAKWDRVGQSTHGPAPGFLTGGPNPSYNWDGCCPGGCGSPQNNAICTSETISPPKGQPAQKSYKDFNTSWPLNSWSVTENSNGYQVAYIRLLSKFVK
- a CDS encoding AMP-binding protein; the protein is MHHSDWLARRAALSPNKVALIDNVHGGQTITYRQWNRSANRTAHFLHERLGMNKGDRVAVLSLNDVDVLDVWFACAKLGAIFAPLNHRLTPRELALYLSTITPTILAYGKEFAPIASELQATQGLSVRNFVALDGAARARGDDVDFADRALASDAQPAPVDVAWDDPWVLCGTGGTTGTPKAAKLTYRSMTANAVNTVSSFGLVSSDVTLLNAPLFHTGGLNVFTAPLVFAGGTSIVCRSFDPEEVLASVASKGVSIFFGVPTMFLSLSQAAEFAQGALRALRICISGGAPCPEPIFHAYWDCGIDLKTGYGLTEAGPNNFWLPAEDARRKVGSVGAPLFFVDMRIVDEARAPVCPGDVGELELQGPHVFGGYWDAPKATADVLAGGWLRTGDLARQDDEGHVFIAGRSKDLIISGGENIYPAEVEAVLMAHPDVIEAAVIGVAHAKWGQVPRAIVVLREAARTNSTALRETLGTFCRARLAKYKVPESFVFAASLPRTGAGKIDKKQLARDYA
- the glyQ gene encoding glycine--tRNA ligase subunit alpha; its protein translation is MTFQDLILTLQKFWAERGCLVVQPYNSEVGAGTYNPATFLRALGPEPWNVAFVEPSRRPADGRYGENPNRMQQFHQFQVILKPSPLDIQDLYLESLRALGTDPLKHDVRFIEDDWESPTLGAWGLGWQVWIDGLEISQFTYFQQVGGIDCRPVSGELTYGLERIAMYLQDKDSIYDVVYSNSGGKVVRYGELYQRAEWEWSTYNFEEADIDEHFAAFDKYESEAKRLLFRGVDPHAKGAKPDAKKALVLPAYDFVVKAAHRFNVLDARGAISVTERQRFIGRVRALARLVAESYLAQREALGFPLLPQQEKLAAE
- a CDS encoding glucose 1-dehydrogenase, with protein sequence MRRLEGKIALITGGGSGLGAASARRLYAEGAFVWITDRVAPGGQALAQELGERAIFRELDVTKEAAWIEVIDAIAAAHEKLDILVNNAGVGVVADIEETTLEQWRFVHSVNVEGTFLGCKHGIRLMKKRGGSIINISSIAGMVGDPKLAAYCSSKGAVRTLTKAVAVHCARKQYGIRVNSLHPAFIDTPMVDGIVAAAKDQEKARAGLSRAIPLGHIGEPNDVAAAVAYLASDDAKFVTGAELVLDGGLLAQ
- the pyrE gene encoding orotate phosphoribosyltransferase, translating into MSKTERERLVELLRERSFERKRVILASGRESDFFIDCKQTILTAEGHVLVGSLMFDALDALPPCEAVAGVELGGCPLASAVSLTSFVRSRPLAALYVRKEVKDHGSKKLVEGDRSITKDIPVVMLEDVITTGGSTLKAVDKLRAVGARVVGVVALVDRLEGGAEAIRAAGLPVVSICTRRDFMADEKNF